CTTCCGTGCGAATCACCGGAATAATGGTCGGGTCGGCTTCGATTAAGACATAACCGCCGGGGCGAAGCAATGGAGCCGCGCCGTCGAGAATGCTCTTGATGCAGATCATGCCGTCGCGCCCGCCGTCGAGGGCGATCACGGGTTCGTGGTCGCGTATCTGGTTGGGCAATTTATTGATATCCTGGGTTTTGATGTAAGGGGGGTTGGTTACCAGAATATCAAAGTCCAAACTCAGTTCTGTCCGCATCGGCGTGAACAAGGTGCCTTCGCGCAAGGTGACGTAATTTTGTAAGTCATGGCGGCGGACATTTTGCCCGGCGACCTGAATCGCGATATTGGAGACGTCGCTGGCGATAAACTCGCCTTCTGGCATATTCAACGCCATTGAGATCACGATATTGCCTGAGCCGGTGCACATATCGTAAACGCGCGGCTCGTGGTCGGTGATGCCTTTGGTGATTTCTAATGCGGCGTCAACCAGGCATTCGGTTTCCGGGCGAGGAATAAACACGCCTTTCGAAATATGAAACGGCGTCGAATAGAACTCAACTTCTTCAATAATATAAGGAATGGGTTCGTGTTTCATGCGCCGGGTCAGGCACAGTTCAAGTTGGGCCGCTTCAACGGGAGAAACCAAGCGCTCGGGGCTGGCCAAGACTTCGGACCTGGTTTGGTGAGTTACATGGGCTACGAGCAACTCAGCGGACAGTTTGGGCGACTCGACCTTGCGCGTCTCCAAAACAGAGGTGCAATTTTCAAGGGCTTCTTTTACGTCGGCGGGCGGTTTTCGGGTCATTGCGTTCATGGTATTTTGGCCTTATCTCTAGAATCAAAATAAAAAAATACTCATCCACTGCCAAGGCAGTGAGGCCTCTCAACCCATGTCACGCATACGTTTCAACTGATCTTCTTGCATTAAAGCATCAATCATTTCATCTAATTCTCCGCTCATAATGGCTTCTAAGCGGTGCAAAGTCAAGTTAATACGATGGTCGGTCACCCGGTTTTGCGGAAAGTTATAGGTTCGGATGCGTCCGCTGCGGTCGCCGCTGCCGACC
This sequence is a window from Candidatus Hinthialibacter antarcticus. Protein-coding genes within it:
- the prmC gene encoding peptide chain release factor N(5)-glutamine methyltransferase yields the protein MNAMTRKPPADVKEALENCTSVLETRKVESPKLSAELLVAHVTHQTRSEVLASPERLVSPVEAAQLELCLTRRMKHEPIPYIIEEVEFYSTPFHISKGVFIPRPETECLVDAALEITKGITDHEPRVYDMCTGSGNIVISMALNMPEGEFIASDVSNIAIQVAGQNVRRHDLQNYVTLREGTLFTPMRTELSLDFDILVTNPPYIKTQDINKLPNQIRDHEPVIALDGGRDGMICIKSILDGAAPLLRPGGYVLIEADPTIIPVIRTEVRRRTQFGDVVIHKDLNDQDRVCQFRLKA